The following proteins come from a genomic window of Streptococcus oralis:
- a CDS encoding DUF3021 family protein — translation MIKKAIFRGIIPFVIMTSLAFFIRLQGIDIFQVKSTFLVGIIATSIASASVIYEIEKWSLFKQSIIHFIIMLFTVLPCLLFSGWYKLVSILDYLIVLGQFLLVGSFLWAIAYIIFGKLLKK, via the coding sequence ATGATTAAAAAAGCTATTTTTAGAGGAATTATTCCTTTTGTTATTATGACCAGTTTAGCATTTTTTATAAGACTTCAAGGGATTGATATTTTTCAGGTTAAAAGTACATTTTTGGTTGGTATTATTGCTACCTCGATAGCATCAGCCTCGGTAATTTATGAAATTGAAAAATGGTCGCTATTTAAACAATCTATTATACATTTTATCATTATGCTTTTTACTGTTCTTCCCTGTCTTCTATTTAGTGGATGGTATAAGTTGGTCTCAATTTTGGATTATCTCATTGTTTTAGGTCAATTCTTATTGGTTGGAAGTTTCTTGTGGGCTATCGCCTATATAATATTTGGGAAACTTCTAAAGAAATGA
- a CDS encoding LURP-one-related/scramblase family protein: MKTFLVKQKFRLGGERFDIKDDRGVVNYQVEGSFFQIPKTFTIYDAYGEQVSEISKEFFTLLPRFNIQLRDGSNFVIRKKFTFFRDKYEFDNLGLRIEGNIWDLNFKLLDDRDQLVAEIRKEIFHLTSTYNVTVYEDSYADLVISLCVAIDYVEMLESQSH, from the coding sequence ATGAAGACATTTCTCGTGAAACAAAAGTTTCGACTTGGAGGCGAACGCTTCGATATCAAGGATGATAGAGGAGTAGTGAACTATCAGGTGGAGGGATCATTTTTCCAAATTCCTAAGACCTTTACCATCTATGACGCCTATGGTGAGCAAGTCAGTGAAATCAGCAAAGAATTTTTCACCTTACTTCCTCGCTTTAACATTCAGCTACGGGACGGGTCAAATTTCGTCATTCGTAAGAAGTTTACTTTCTTCAGAGATAAGTATGAATTTGACAACCTCGGTCTTCGTATCGAGGGCAATATCTGGGATTTGAATTTCAAATTACTAGATGATCGTGATCAGCTTGTCGCCGAGATTAGGAAAGAGATTTTCCATTTAACATCGACTTACAACGTAACCGTCTATGAAGACTCTTATGCAGATTTGGTTATTTCCCTCTGTGTCGCAATTGACTATGTGGAAATGCTGGAAAGCCAATCACATTAA